The Apium graveolens cultivar Ventura chromosome 11, ASM990537v1, whole genome shotgun sequence genome has a window encoding:
- the LOC141697190 gene encoding ubiquitin-conjugating enzyme E2-17 kDa-like: protein MASKRILKELKDLQKDPPTSCSAGPVAEDMFHWQATIMGPPDSPYAGGVFLVTIHFPPDYPFKPPKVAFRTKVFHPNINSNGSICLDILKEQWSPALTISKVLLSICSLLTDPNPDDPLVPEIAHMYKNDRSKYETTARSWTQKYAMG, encoded by the exons ATGGCATCTAAGAGGATCTTGAAAGAGCTTAAGGATCTGCAGAAAGATCCTCCCACTTCTTGCAGTGCTG GCCCTGTAGCTGAAGACATGTTCCATTGGCAAGCTACAATTATGGGTCCCCCTGACAGTCCATATGCAGGTGGTGTCTTTCTTGTTACTATACATTTTCCTCCAGATTATCCTTTCAAGCCACCCAAG GTGGCTTTCAGGACCAAGGTTTTCCACCCAAATATCAACAGCAATGGCAGCATTTGTCTTGATATTCTGAAGGAACAATGGAGCCCTGCTCTTACTATATCAAAG GTTTTGCTGTCAATCTGTTCTCTGTTGACGGACCCAAATCCTGATGACCCTCTTGTACCGGAGATAGCTCACATGTACAAGAATGACCGGTCCAAGTATGAGACAACTGCTCGGAGCTGGACCCAAAAATACGCAATGGGTTAA